A genomic segment from Leucoraja erinacea ecotype New England unplaced genomic scaffold, Leri_hhj_1 Leri_229S, whole genome shotgun sequence encodes:
- the LOC129716403 gene encoding alpha-endosulfine-like isoform X2, whose protein sequence is MSDNRQLEGTGDEKQDTQEKGAMSPEKAEEVKLKAKYPVLGLRPGGSEFLMKRLQKGKYFDSGDYNMAKAKMKNKQPPSNGADKNLVTGDHIPTPEDLPQRKSSLVASKLAG, encoded by the exons ATGTCGGACAACCGCCAGCTGGAGGGGACGGGCGACGAGAAACAG GACACGCAAGAGAAAGGGGCGATGAGCCCGGAGAAGGCGGAGGAAGTGAAGCTAAAGGCCAAGTACCCGGTGTTGGGGCTAAGACCAGGAGGCTCCGAGTTCCTGATGAAGCGGCTGCAGAAAGGG AAGTACTTTGACTCCGGGGACTACAACATGGCCAAGGCAAAGATGAAGAACAAGCAGCCCCCCAGCAACGGGGCGGACAAGAACCTGGTGACTGGAGACCACATACCCACCCCAGAGGACCTGCCTCAGAGGAAGTCCTCGCTGGTGGCCAGCAAACTTGCCGGgtga
- the LOC129716405 gene encoding hepatocyte nuclear factor 6-like encodes MDQQLGLEPELEPARLQHLTHSRDGQCPLAVSQPVSGVGSAPGSRDYRPDLTLANPAAGHYSALVHPGPATDRYRDLLLPNNLTAGFAYARENGDCADFYGLHLKDLGLGQPLVNQGTGPYGLCPGQMGVEKISHIFSGGSTSMFSPEDHNLMSHPPAPTLFSQDHQDVDLLARTSYHGASPPGTSKVQAFRQSEDINTKEVARKVMGELKRYNIPQAVFARRVLCRSQGTLSDLLRNPKPWTKLKSGRETFRRMWSWLQEPEYQRMSYLRLEASRRKEQEGAGVEHHRSPKRHRLVFTDIQRRTLLAIYKENPRPNRDLQLTIALQLGLELSTVANFFMNSRRRSMDKWSEEGTQVTIDNRQ; translated from the exons ATGGATCAACAACTGGGTTTGGAGCCGGAGCTGGAACCGGCTAGACTGCAGCATCTGACCCACTCCAGAGACGGCCAGTGTCCTCTGGCTGTCTCCCAGCCAGTAAGCGGCGTGGGCTCGGCACCGGGCTCCCGGGACTACCGGCCAGACCTGACCCTGGCGAACCCGGCCGCTGGCCACTACTCTGCCTTGGTCCACCCTGGCCCGGCCACGGACAGGTACCGAGACCTGCTCCTGCCCAACAATCTCACGGCCGGCTTCGCCTACGCGAGGGAGAACGGGGACTGCGCCGATTTCTACGGCCTCCACCTCAAAGATCTCGGCTTGGGTCAGCCGCTGGTCAACCAAGGAACTGGTCCCTACGGGCTCTGCCCCGGCCAAATGGGCGTGGAGAAGATATCACACATCTTCTCAGGTGGATCGACGTCAATGTTCTCACCAGAAGATCACAACTTGATGTCGCATCCGCCCGCTCCAACGTTGTTCTCTCAAGACCACCAGGACGTGGACCTCCTTGCCCGCACGTCCTACCACGGTGCCTCACCACCAGGGACATCCAAGGTGCAAGCCTTCAGACAATCGGAAGACATCAACACCAAAGAGGTGGCCCGCAAAGTGATGGGGGAGTTGAAGAGGTACAACATCCCGCAGGCTGTCTTCGCACGGAGGGTCCTCTGCCGTTCACAGGGAACTCTGTCCGACCTCCTGAGAAACCCCAAGCCTTGGACCAAACTCAAATCCGGGAGGGAGACCTTCAGGAGGATGTGGAGCTGGTTGCAGGAGCCGGAATACCAGAGGATGTCCTATCTCAGGCTGGAAG CTTCCCGGAGGAAGGAGCAGGAGGGAGCAGGGGTCGAGCATCATCGTTCGCCCAAGAGGCACCGGCTGGTCTTCACCGACATACAGCGCCGCACCCTCCTGGCCATCTACAAGGAGAACCCGCGGCCCAACCGGGACCTCCAGCTGACCATCGCCCTCCAACTTGGCCTGGAGTTGTCCACTGTCGCCAACTTCTTCATGAACTCGCGCCGCCGGAGCATGGACAAGTGGTCGGAGGAGGGAACACAGGTCACAATCGAcaacaggcaatag
- the LOC129716403 gene encoding alpha-endosulfine-like isoform X1 yields MSDNRQLEGTGDEKQDTQEKGAMSPEKAEEVKLKAKYPVLGLRPGGSEFLMKRLQKGQKYFDSGDYNMAKAKMKNKQPPSNGADKNLVTGDHIPTPEDLPQRKSSLVASKLAG; encoded by the exons ATGTCGGACAACCGCCAGCTGGAGGGGACGGGCGACGAGAAACAG GACACGCAAGAGAAAGGGGCGATGAGCCCGGAGAAGGCGGAGGAAGTGAAGCTAAAGGCCAAGTACCCGGTGTTGGGGCTAAGACCAGGAGGCTCCGAGTTCCTGATGAAGCGGCTGCAGAAAGGG CAGAAGTACTTTGACTCCGGGGACTACAACATGGCCAAGGCAAAGATGAAGAACAAGCAGCCCCCCAGCAACGGGGCGGACAAGAACCTGGTGACTGGAGACCACATACCCACCCCAGAGGACCTGCCTCAGAGGAAGTCCTCGCTGGTGGCCAGCAAACTTGCCGGgtga